Within the Penaeus chinensis breed Huanghai No. 1 chromosome 43, ASM1920278v2, whole genome shotgun sequence genome, the region gaggctcttggagcagcaggaggccctaaaggtacggagtcatggcccaccggcgtgtggatacgccctggcttcgtactaactcctgcccccgtgccccctggggttaatgggcggctgtggggaggtcACTTTGGTCGATGAGCATATAATACTATGGAGaatgaagcttacatttggcttcatgtctcttactgctcctacggatgtgtataaacttgaggtggaagagatgttttacgccaaagttgcatctgtgacagacagctgtcatCGGTGAGATATTCGTATTCTGGgtcttcaatgcggtatctggctgcgatcgagctggttacgagatgtctgtcggtcctcatggctcaggagctgatgctggcagcgagaataacctccttttctgtgactttgctattTCCCAaaaaatgaggatttctggctctcggtatcagcgttctgacccgcatcgttggaatTGGTACTGCgatacgggtaatgtggccaaggagatcgaccacatcctcgttagcacccgatggaggatcctccagaacagcagggtgtatcgaagcgccgagttctttggaactgatcatagattagttgtggctactctccgggtccactttagaaccccccgtcgctccaatgaacaTCTTAGGTTGCTTCATGTAGACAGATTGAGGAAGGGtgagtgtgcctgggggtttgctgaggctatctttggtcgtttcacagcactcgagggcatgatggaccctgttcttctgtggaatACATTCAAACGTGAAgcagcccaagaattgattggtgaacgcccaagagcaagacagaatttcatctcgcaggagacgctggaagccacagatgcttggcATGCGGcccgattgtcaggggatcgcaacttgcaccgttccctGGTGTGCatgactaggtcactgttgagaagggatacggagcagtttatcaggaatcttgcagaggaagtCGGAAGCCATTTccaagtaaatgaccttcgtcctgcctaccaagccctgagaaagctgaactccaagccctcctcacagacgactgcagtccgctcagcaagtggccagataatctcagatcttgatagggtgcgtgtgcgttgggctgagtattttgagcagttgtatcaggttgatccaccaacaattaacttggatgcgggtaatgttgagattcttctgccagacccatccatcagtgaggatccacccaccatatatgtgtgtgtgtttgtttgtttgtttgtttgtttgtgtttagtactggctctctggtttcatacccggagtgacctgggttcgaggtccagtcagggaggattgttttatatgtatatatataaagatagatagatatagatagatatataaacatacataaatacatgtatatataaacatttataaataaacatttatatataaacatttatatataaacatatatataatcatatatatgtgtatgtgtgtgtaaataaatatatatatatattttataacagcCGTTCACTCCACtgccggacataggcctctctcaatccattattgagaggttatgtggcagtgtcacccttgcctgattggatgcccttcctaatcaaccgctattcggtgcgctaacacttgtgccacggcgatgacttcccctacgacacctgcgtttgacctctcaaggtgatatgtcgttttctcgggctcgagccaacagttagagcgtaggcatttttacgaccgctgccacaaggaattgaactcgggaccacgagggtcagagtccagtgctctaaccactggaccgtcgcggcatatatacatatatatatatactatatatgtgtgtatatatagatagaaagatagatatatatatacagtataagtgtgtgtgtgtgtatatatatttatatatatgtatacgatgtatgtgtgtgtgtgtatatatatatatatatatatatattatacagtatatatatatatatattatacagtatatatatatatattatacagtatatatatatatatgtgtgtgtgtgtatatatatatatatgtgtatatgtgtgtatatctatgtatatgtgtgtatgtatatatataaatatgcacatatatatacatacatacatacatacatatatatatatatatatatatatatatatgcatgcatgtgtggggagggggggtggagtgaaGAACCAAAAGTATTGTTTACGTAGAAGCTCTTACAAGCTaaaattctccctttttcttaaatGCTGTGGCTTAGAATTTATCTACggttgtagaaaaaaatataacatttactTTTTTAGTCACATAAAGGAAAGTCTAAGGCGAGCGAAGCcttatactcgtgtgtgtgtgtgtatatatgtatatatacacatacatacatacatatatatatatatatatatatatatatatatatatatgcagtaatcAGACTGGAACTAAGGAAAGGCCAAGGGTGAACTAGTGCAGCTGTACAGTTTTGTTCCAGCTTCTtatttcttgcttctttttcgTTTGCAATTCTGCAACACAACATCTCGAAGAGTGTGTCGTTTGTGAATgtttacacgtacacgcacaggcacgcgcACAGGCACGCGCACAggtacacgcacaggcacgcgcACAGGcacgcgcacaggcacacacacacacacacacacacacacacacacacacacacacacacacacacacacacacacgcacacacacacacatacacacgcccacacccacacatatacacacaaactacacatCGACATGCACATACAAAGATAAAGTTTCAGAATGTTGAAGGCATTATCGTGAACGCTATCACTCTCGTCCCCAGCTAGTGACGTATTTGACACAGGGAAAGGCGTTACTTCGCATTTCGTGTGTACAAACTTTACCCAGGTTTTGGGAGTGCCTCAGGGGATTTCACGTGATTTTACTCTAATTTTGCAGTGTCGGAGAATTACACTCCGTTGTGATATATGTGAAACCGATAAGTGAATATTCCTGTGTTGGTGAGAGGAAGGTGGTTCTAAATGTGCAGTGAACAGAACATCTGTAGCCTCATACTTGCCTATCATTTGTTATTAATTATGTGATAATTTCATTGTCTGTATAACAGGAAATTCCTGTATAAAACTGAAGTAGAAGAATTCTGATATTACAGTGATATTAAGTTTGATTTAAGTGAACGTTATTAATTCCGTATGGCCAAAAGTGCGGGAAATACGAATTCAAAAGGGAAACGTGCATTCGGTAAAAAATCAAATCGGAAAGATTAGATGAAGAAGTAAGTATGAAGATTAAACAACGGATATCATCAATGGAATACGATGAGGTGATTCAGTCTGGATTCTGTTGGTGCCACAGTCGCGAAACACATGTAATACGTTGATTTGTTCTCGATAACAACTAAgtgttctgtcttttctctctctctctctctctctctctctctctctctctctctctctctctctctctctctctctctcttcctctcctctccctctcctctcttcctcttccctctctctttccctctccctctctcgcactcccttcttttatttctcactccccttcccctcccacttcccctcctccccctctctctctccctccctccctcattctgtaGGTGTATGATTGTAAGTTTGCGtgtgctcactcactcactcactcactcaaatacccccccatcctcccactcactcactcattcattcattcattcattcattcattcattcattcaacaacccaccccccccacacccaaccaaccaaccaaacaaccaaccaacaaaccaaccaaccaacccacccacactcactcactcaatcacccacccacccactcactcactcactcactcactcactcactcactcactcactccaccactcactcactcaccaccaccactcactcacctccacccactcactcactcacccactcactcactcactcactcactcactcactcactcatccacccaaccacccacccacccactcactcactcactcacccactcacccactcacccactcacccactcactcactcactcactcactcactcactcatcactcacaccactcactcactcactcactcactcactcactcactcactcactcactcactcactcactcatccactcacccacccacccactcactcactcactcactcactcactcactcactcactcatccacccactcactcactcacccaccaacccacttactcactcacccactcactcactcactcactcactcactcactcactcactcatccacccactcactcactcacccaccaacccacttactcactcacccactcactcactcactcactcactcactcactcatccacccactcactcactcactcactcaccaacccacttactcactcacccactcactcactcactcactcactcactcactcatccacccactcactcactcacccaccaacccacttactcactcacccactcactcactcactcactcactcactcactcactcactcactcatccacccactcactcactcacccaccaacccacttactcactcacccactcactcactcactcactcactcactcactcatccacccactcactcactcacccaccaacccacttactcacccactcactcactcactcactcactcatccacccactcactcactcactcaccaacccacttactcactcacccactcactcactcactcactcactcactcactcacccactcacccactcacccacccacccacccacccacccacccacccactcactcactcactctctcttcccccaaagGCTGAACCGCTCCTGACGGAAGAGAGGGCGAtggcggggaagggagaagagcccCGCGGTGCAGCCTGTGAGGGGCGGGGCCAGAGGAGGGAGCCAGATCATGACGTCATTTTCACGAAGCCGGGTTTCGTGTCCTCCTGTGTCGCCGGCTTCAGGAAGGTGGGTTTtcttggcttgtgtgtgtgtgtgtgggtgtgtgtgtgtgtgtgtgtgtgtgtgtggtgtgggtgtgggtgtgtgtgtgtggggggggggtggggggggtgtaaaAAAGTTAATTAGAAAAGGCATCTCTAATAactatatattattactgttcaGTCATTgtctttaaaaataattttgtttatcGTGATTATAATATGCAAACctcattaataaatatacaaatatccttatcgttattcaCTGCTGCcgccatcgttaccattatcaggattaccattatcaatttccATAGTATTTACAATAGTAATGTCATTCTAGGTAACTTATTCATCACTTTTACCGATTTCATTTCACAATACCCACTATATTTTCCACAATGAAGACCACCAACAACCTAAATAATTAATGTTTACGCCAAATTATAAGATTTGATAATGCAATACACAAACAACATGCTAACAAATATGTTGATTTGTTCTGGATAACAACTAAgtgttctgtctttttctctctctctctctctctctctctctctctctctctctctctctctctctctctctctctctctctctttctctctttctctctctctctctctctctctctcttttcctctccctctcttcctctccctctcccttgtactTGACAAAAGCTTCAGGacgaatgaacaagatttttgttttgttttgctattttcttGCATAAGAAACGAACGAACTCCACACACAATACAATAAAATCCTACTAATATGAACCGTAtgtatgttgacaaatgtagaaaaggtatgaatgagaacgagtatcttcacaatacaagcgatgtatttaaccggtttcaaaAATACATGGTGTATACGTGAgatatatctgacgaagatgatatcgaaaccggttaaatacggcttttttattgtgaaaatattcattcacgttcatatcttttcatcataacaatgtatacatgtatatatacaccaatgttAGTAATAGACACTGCCAGTCCTATACAACAATGTTTTTCAACTTACCTATCCCCATTTACCTTcttcacaaaaaaacataatcatgatcatgataataatattaataataacagttattattatcgttatatttattatcataatgataatgaaataatgatgaaaatgataatgatgatgctagtaataataataatgaaaatcataataataacaataaagataatcaataataataataataatgataatataaacaataattaaaaataaacagcTCACCCTGATTCTTAATCCTTCCTCGACCCAAACAGATGATGAAGAACGTGACTCTGGAACCTATGCTTTTCCTCAAGATGGTCGCGGAAGGTAACTATGGGGTGGTGGCCGACACGCTGGAGATCGATCGCGTCTGCCGTGTTAATCTGAACTTCAGCCAAGAAGATTGCCTTAACATGGACGATGGAAACCACACGGAAGTACAGGTGGGAGGGTCATGTGTATTCACACATTCAtcatgatatatttgtgtgtgtgtgtgtgtggcagacagAGCAACAGGCCAGAATCAGGGTGAAATCAAATAATTGTTTTATGTGTAGAacaacaaaatctctctctctctctctctctctctctctctctctctctctctctctctctctctctctctgtctctctctctctctctctctctctctctgtctctctctctctctctctctctctgtctctctctctctctctctctctctgtctctctctctctctctctctctctctctctctctctctctgtctctctctctctctctctctctctctctctctcgctcgctcgctcgctctctctctctctctctctctctctctctctctctctctctctctctctctctctctctctctcactcactcactcactcactcactcactcactctctccatctctccctctctccctctctccctctctctctctctctctctctctctctctctctctctctctctctctctcactcacttctttctctctctctctctctttctctctctctctctctctctctctctctctctctctttctctctttctctctctctttctctctttctctttctctttctctttctctctctctctctctctctctctctctctctctctctctctttctctttctctttctctttctctctctctctctctctctctctctctctctctctctctctctctctctctctctctctctctctctctctctctctctctctctctctctctctctctctctctctctctctctagtctttctctctctctagtctttctctctctctagtctttctttctctctagtctctctctctctctactctctctctctctctctctctctctctctctctctctctctctctctctctctctctctctctctcccctctccctctccctctccctctccttctctctccctctccctctccctttctctctctctccctgcccctgcccctgcccctgcccctctccctgccctcccctgcagCCCTCCGTCTCCCGCAGGTGGCCGTGCAGCGTGTCCAGAACGTGTTCAACTACAACCAGAACCTGATGGACAGCCTTCTCCCGCTGGCGGTGGTACTCTTCATGGGCTCCCTCAGCGACCAGTACGGGAGGAAGCCGCCCATGCTGGCCGTCCTGGCCGGCTTTGTGGctgtctccctcctctacctcctgacAGCCATCAACACGACATGGCCCGTGGAGGTGCTGTACGTGGCCACCTTCGCCGTGGACATCACGGGCTCGTGGGTGGTGTTCAACATGGCCGTGTACAGCTACGTGGCCGACATCACGGCGCCGGAGACCCGCACCAAGCGGCTGGGGGTGCTGGACGCCGTCTGGTATCTCGGGGGGCCCCTCGGCCGGCTCCTGGGCGGCTGGCTTTTCCCCGCCGCCGGCTACGGCGTCGTGTTCGCCGTCTCGGCGATGCTCTGGGTCGTCTGCTTCTTCTACGTGCTACTCCTCGTGCGCGAGAGCGTGCCCTCCACGCCGCAGGAGCCGGCGCCGCAGGAGGGCCGTGACGCGCGCTGCGGCCAGTTCCGCCACGTCATGTCGCTGCTGCGCACGGCGTTCCAGCGGCGTCCGGGGCGCGGCCGGCAGCTCCTGCTGGGGCTCCTGGCGATCAAGCTACTGGTGTTCTTAACTCAGGGCCACCAGCTTTACCTTTGGGCGCGGCGCGTGCTGGGCTGGGGCGTCCCCGAGTTCTCGACGTGGACGAGCGTGGAGTCCCTGGTGCACCAGGCCGGCATGCTGCTCCTGGTGACTGCGGCCGCGCGGCTGCGCGTCCACGACGCCCTGGTGGCGGTGCTGGGCCTTGTGTCTATCGGCCTGTGGTCGGGCGTGCTAGCGCTCGTGCGCGGGCCGGCGCAGTGGTGGCTGACGGTGGTGGCGTCGCTAATGGGGTCGCTGGAGGCCGCCATCGAGCCGGCGCTGCGCACCCTCCTTACCGTGGTAGCGGCAAAGGGCGAGGCCGGCCGCGTACTGGCACTCAACGGCCTGCTGGAGGCGGCCTGGCTCACCGTCGACCGCTCGCTCTTCACGCTGCTCTACAACACCTTCGTCGAGAGCTTCCCGCAGGTCAGTCGGCGAAATAAGGCTGCAATTACTGCtgatatgacccccccccccacacacacacacgcacacgcacacgcacacgcacacgcacacgcacacgcacacgcacacgcacacacacacacacacacacacacacacacacacacacacacacacacacacacacagacacgcacacgcacgcacagacacgcacacgcacacacacacacacacacacacacacacacacacacacacacacacacacacacgcacgcacgcacgcacacgcacacgcacacgcacacgcacacgcacacgcacacacacacacacacacacacacacacacacacacatacacatacacatacacatacacatacacatacacatacacatacacacacacacacacacacacatacacacatacacacacacacacacacacacacacacacacacacacacacacacacacacacacacacacacacgcacgcacagacacgcacacacacacacacacacacacacacacacacacacacacacacacacacacgcacgcacagacacgcacacgcacacacacacacacacgcacacacacacacacgcacacacacacacgcacacacacacacgcacacgcacacgcacacgcacacgcacacgcacacgcacacacacacacacacacacacacacacacacacacacacacacacactacaaccccCTGTATTCTCTTATTCGCACAACTGCATTCTCTTTCCAGATCAATTTCGTGGTACAAAGCGGCGTCTCAGCGGTACTGGTCGTAGCAGTCCTCCTACTTTGGCATCGCTTCCGGAATCCGGTACCCGACGATTCCCAGGTCGAAAACCCATCTGAGAGCAATCCTTATTCGGCCCCCCACTcggcaccctccccctcccccgcccacgcccacgctcaTCACATGTGAAATGGGAGGGATGGTGGGCGGGATGAAAAACTGTCATGGTGCTTCCTGTGACCGTCTTTCTGCCATGTACAGTCACACCCAATGTACTGGGAATGAAACTTCGAATCTTTCCTTGAAGTATTGAAGCTTATGAATAAAGTTTCGTACCCTTCTTATTATGAATGAAGTTCTTAACCCCTCTTTGTAAATGAAGCCTCGAAACCCTCCTTATGAATGAAGCTATGAAACCCTTCTTGTGACAGAAGTTTTTAATCCATCCATTTTAATAAAGCTTCGAAACCCTCTTTAAGAGTGGAGCCTCGAAATCTTCCTTGGGAATGACGCCTCGAAAGGGAACCTAATCGAAAAGGTTTATATTTTCTGAATGTTCAAAGTAGAATTTGAAATATATTTAACAAGAGTTTTGACCCTGACTATACGGACATAAGTAAATTTATAAATTCAATTGACCATAACTGCAAACAGTAATTACTAACAACGCACAAGAATATAATATGCGCTATTTCATGAGAATATATAATCTCACACCATGTTTGTGATAACACCAATCATAACATATTACCTTCGTTGTCTGTATTGTCGATATTATCCTCTTTTGATGTTGCGCCAACGTacaaaaacagagataaaatACGTTGAATATTAATGAGCATTGATAACACACCAAGGTTTCAAGTGttgttttatattgtatattgtacaaGAACTGAGGAGatgtatttcatacatacatacgtacttacatgcaGTGTATAAGTACGTAcaccacatacatataagcacaaaacacgcacacacacacgtacacgtacacgtacacgtacacgtacacacacacacacacacacacacacacacacacacacacacacacacacacacacacacacgctctcacacgcacatgcacacacacgctcacacatacacgacacacatgcgcacacgtatggacatatgcacatgtacacaagaaaataatacaaaaaaaaaatgcaatttgtaattttaagaaatacattttgaaaatatatatatatcatgtttctaTACCTACccccttcctaaaaaaaaaaaaaaaaaaaaaaaaaaaaaggaaaaaataaatatatatacatataaataataacaataacagtaataatgatgatgatgatagaaataataacaacaaaaatgataatagaaataagaaaaataataataattatattaataaacatgTAGATAGCCTGGTCGACAGATACGttccaaaagaaagagaaagagattagagagataaatttacagagagagggagagattagagaaagagagagataaagaagaaagagaaagagagatttacagagtgagagattagagaaagagagagagagagtgtaagaggtcCATGGTGAACAGCAGGGATATTTAACGTACGTACGACTCACAACGCGAGGCAAGTCGGGTAGGCGCTGGGTGCGGGGGGGGCACAGCGCCGACcagcccaggggggggggggggggaaggctggtgatatgacctgagcccgaGGGTACTGAGGCACGTctgagaggtcaaacaaggtcatctaagtcctcgctgagtcgatggttctctatGGACTTCGAGcaacgtggcaaacagccacacGGTCTATCTCCAGTGGCTTACAAAAAACGTGTTTATGTAcacaaaggtcgcgggctcgcgccacgcagccggccgggggccgccggggtaaccattccccgtgccgccccgcttctcggtcggtttgtggccctgcccttcacacaggcgaccgctcccgtctagacgtcagGAATGGTTTccggttacccccccccccccccctcactgaggtgaaacaacctatggatggttgcttcagagggatgaaaggaaccagctggcaaaaggacaaaaccccccttccctcactgaggtgaaacagcctttggatggctgcttcagagggaagggggaaacactttgaaaagacacaggtcctttccttcctcactgaggtgaaacaacctttgggtggttgcttctgggtaactggggcacctacaaccttcgaacgtatgtgccagaaccacttcggtgtttcaagtgccagaaatacggtcaccaccaggctaactgtacagccaagcctaaatgtggtgtctgtagcaaggcacacaacacagaggtatgcctcaaggcatacaaagaggaaaagagggacacaacagccaaatgtcccaactgtgccaagaagcatcatgcctggagcctgacttgctctgtcaggaaaaaggcggccctcaggcggcaagaggttgctcaaaaccgatcagactttgttcctgccccaccgggcacccatgtctggggaaggaacaaaagcgaaaaggcctcccgacctcctaagaggaaggaagccgccccccagccgacaccggatgtctccaacaaaaaggagtttccgacaatgccaaaggtgcagaaaaagaaactaacgaaaaaagtttctaagagcaccacaaaaacctccccaatagatgatcatctcctctttgacgaggacgatatgactctcctgttaactgctgttgtcacagcagtagcaacagccctggggaggtcgagtgaggaggccgagaaggcagtttcggtcgccatgacggcaatgacccagactgtcgcagccctgaagggaagaaagctggctagagcaaaaccagcctcaccctcaccccaggacgagactcccctccccactccaaaccaggccatgccttcacaggcagagccaaaacaggctgaatctgtgcagccagagccagatcacgctgaccttgcccaggcaaggccagcaagaccagccaagaaaaagcctgagagaaaagccgaaccaaccaaagtcagagctaccaaaggctctccaccccccagtggacccaaggatagcctgacaacagacgaggagccctcaaccagcgaggacctcgcaatggagttgtcagactccgacgatgtctctgatgtaactatcactgagtaacatcatgacacaccatctaagcatcctacagtggaacatcaatagcttctctgcaaagaacgcttttctccaagcagtagtgcgatcaaggaacattgacattgtcatgctccaggagacattaacagtggacactgttcgcttctcagggtaccatgccctcacactgccacgaacacctggcaagagaggcttgatcaaccttgtgagagcaacaatcccctgctccgcaatagccgatgcatcgcactgtggagacgatgttgaatcccttgccgtcgaggttcacctggccgaggggcccctcaaactgtacaatgtgtacagccggccacgctgtagaagcttagacatcagccaggtctgtgcttctgctgcacacgaccgagtgatcatagggggagacttcaatgcacaccaccccatcctggcttcctgccgggcaccggatgcggccggctatcacatagccgacgtgctagagacattccctgagatcgctctcctcaacacccaagagccaacgcacgtcagaagaggggtcctagacctcaccctggccactgcgactctggtcgggaggattggctggtgtgtcaatgagaccgtcacaagtgaccattacggcactataactaccctcatggatgctggcccagccgaaatcctaagaccgaatccaagatggaaaacagacaaggccaactggcaggcgtttcaaaacgccttagccctctgtctgagatgcaacaatcccccacaaagcgaaaatgtggaagtgctcgaagctagcctgctaaacgccattaatgaagcagcctcacagaccatacccaaaactcggcctgggtccagaagtcacaaagacgcctggtacttcaatgacgagatcagggaggtcaaccacagggtgaacatgtgccgaaaactattccgaaggcaaagaacccctgacaacttatccctcctaa harbors:
- the LOC125024534 gene encoding solute carrier family 46 member 3-like isoform X3 — protein: MKIKQRISSMEYDEAEPLLTEERAMAGKGEEPRGAACEGRGQRREPDHDVIFTKPGFVSSCVAGFRKMMKNVTLEPMLFLKMVAEGNYGVVADTLEIDRVCRVNLNFSQEDCLNMDDGNHTEVQVAVQRVQNVFNYNQNLMDSLLPLAVVLFMGSLSDQYGRKPPMLAVLAGFVAVSLLYLLTAINTTWPVEVLYVATFAVDITGSWVVFNMAVYSYVADITAPETRTKRLGVLDAVWYLGGPLGRLLGGWLFPAAGYGVVFAVSAMLWVVCFFYVLLLVRESVPSTPQEPAPQEGRDARCGQFRHVMSLLRTAFQRRPGRGRQLLLGLLAIKLLVFLTQGHQLYLWARRVLGWGVPEFSTWTSVESLVHQAGMLLLVTAAARLRVHDALVAVLGLVSIGLWSGVLALVRGPAQWWLTVVASLMGSLEAAIEPALRTLLTVVAAKGEAGRVLALNGLLEAAWLTVDRSLFTLLYNTFVESFPQINFVVQSGVSAVLVVAVLLLWHRFRNPVPDDSQVENPSESNPYSAPHSAPSPSPAHAHAHHM
- the LOC125024534 gene encoding solute carrier family 46 member 3-like isoform X1 yields the protein MKIKQRISSMEYDEVIQSGFCWCHSRETHAEPLLTEERAMAGKGEEPRGAACEGRGQRREPDHDVIFTKPGFVSSCVAGFRKMMKNVTLEPMLFLKMVAEGNYGVVADTLEIDRVCRVNLNFSQEDCLNMDDGNHTEVQVAVQRVQNVFNYNQNLMDSLLPLAVVLFMGSLSDQYGRKPPMLAVLAGFVAVSLLYLLTAINTTWPVEVLYVATFAVDITGSWVVFNMAVYSYVADITAPETRTKRLGVLDAVWYLGGPLGRLLGGWLFPAAGYGVVFAVSAMLWVVCFFYVLLLVRESVPSTPQEPAPQEGRDARCGQFRHVMSLLRTAFQRRPGRGRQLLLGLLAIKLLVFLTQGHQLYLWARRVLGWGVPEFSTWTSVESLVHQAGMLLLVTAAARLRVHDALVAVLGLVSIGLWSGVLALVRGPAQWWLTVVASLMGSLEAAIEPALRTLLTVVAAKGEAGRVLALNGLLEAAWLTVDRSLFTLLYNTFVESFPQINFVVQSGVSAVLVVAVLLLWHRFRNPVPDDSQVENPSESNPYSAPHSAPSPSPAHAHAHHM
- the LOC125024534 gene encoding solute carrier family 46 member 3-like isoform X2, which gives rise to MGQENEMNEFPVQDSSVVPAVSSAEPLLTEERAMAGKGEEPRGAACEGRGQRREPDHDVIFTKPGFVSSCVAGFRKMMKNVTLEPMLFLKMVAEGNYGVVADTLEIDRVCRVNLNFSQEDCLNMDDGNHTEVQVAVQRVQNVFNYNQNLMDSLLPLAVVLFMGSLSDQYGRKPPMLAVLAGFVAVSLLYLLTAINTTWPVEVLYVATFAVDITGSWVVFNMAVYSYVADITAPETRTKRLGVLDAVWYLGGPLGRLLGGWLFPAAGYGVVFAVSAMLWVVCFFYVLLLVRESVPSTPQEPAPQEGRDARCGQFRHVMSLLRTAFQRRPGRGRQLLLGLLAIKLLVFLTQGHQLYLWARRVLGWGVPEFSTWTSVESLVHQAGMLLLVTAAARLRVHDALVAVLGLVSIGLWSGVLALVRGPAQWWLTVVASLMGSLEAAIEPALRTLLTVVAAKGEAGRVLALNGLLEAAWLTVDRSLFTLLYNTFVESFPQINFVVQSGVSAVLVVAVLLLWHRFRNPVPDDSQVENPSESNPYSAPHSAPSPSPAHAHAHHM